In Nycticebus coucang isolate mNycCou1 chromosome 9, mNycCou1.pri, whole genome shotgun sequence, the following are encoded in one genomic region:
- the TAP2 gene encoding antigen peptide transporter 2, which translates to MRLPDLTPWASLVLVDLAFLWLLQGTLGSLLPRGLPGLWLEGTLRLGGLWGLLKLGGVLGYVGTLLPPLCLVTPVFLSLRALVAGALSAPPVRVASAPWSWLLVGYGAAGLSWAVWAVLSPAGAQGKEQGQEKSKGLMWRLLQLSRPDVPFLAAAFFFLAVAVLGETLIPHYSGRVIDILGGDFDPDAFASAIFFMCLFSFGSSLSAGCRGGSFTYIMSRINLRIREQLFSSLLRQDLSFFQETKTGELNSRLSSDTNLMSSWLPFNANVLLRSLVKVVGLYAFMFNVSPRLTLLSLLNVPFRVAAEKVYNARHQAVLREIQDAVAKAGQVVREAVGGLQTVRSFGAEEHEVWRYKEALERCRQLWWQRDLERALYGLLSRLLHLGMQVLMLSCGLQEILAREMTQGGLLSFLIYQAEVEKYVHTLVYMFGDMLSNVGAAEKVFSYLDRQPNLPCPGELAPTTLQGLVEFQDVSFAYPNCPDQPVLKGLTFTLRPGEVTALVGPNGSGKSTVAALLQNLYQPTGGQVLLDEKPVWQYEHRYLHRQVVSVGQEPVLFSGSVRDNITYGLQSCEDDKVVAAVQAAHADDFIQEMKDGIYTDIGEKGNQLAVGQRQRLAIARALVRNPRVLILDEATSALDAQCEQALQDWNSLGDRTVLLISHRRETVQRAHRILVLHQGELRELDQLRVGKDLYSRLVSQLLED; encoded by the exons ATGCGGCTCCCTGACCTGACACCCTGGGCCTCCCTGGTGCTGGTGGACTTGGCCTTCCTCTGGTTACTTCAGGGAACTCTGGGGTCCCTGCTTCCCCGGGGGCTTCCAGGACTATGGCTGGAGGGGACTCTGCGACTTGGAGGGCTGTGGGGGCTGCTGAAGCTGGGCGGAGTGCTGGGATATGTGGGGACACTGCTGCCCCCGCTCTGCCTGGTGACTCCCGTGTTTCTCTCCCTGAGAGCCCTGGTCGCAGGGGCCTTGAGTGCTCCCCCCGTCAGGGTGGCTTCAGCCCCTTGGAGCTGGCTGCTGGTGGGGTACGGGGCTGCAGGGCTAAGCTGGGCTGTGTGGGCGGTGCTGAGCCCTGCTGGAGCCCAGGGGAAGGAGCAGGGCCAGGAGAAGAGCAAAGGCTTGATGTGGAGGTTGCTGCAGCTCTCCAGGCCAGATGTGCCCTTCCTGGCTGCCGCCTTCTTCTTCCTTGCTGTTGCTGTTTTGG GTGAGACATTAATTCCTCACTATTCTGGTCGTGTGATTGACATCCTGGGAGGTGATTTTGACCCTGATGCCTTTGCCAGTGCCATCTTTTTCATGtgcctcttctcctttgggag CTCGCTGTCTGCAGGCTGCCGAGGAGGCTCCTTCACCTACATCATGTCCAGAATCAACTTGCGGATCCGGGAACAGCTTTTCTCCTCCCTGCTACGCCAGGACCTCAGTTTCTTCCAGGAGACTAAGACAG GGGAGCTGAACTCACGGCTGAGCTCGGACACCAACCTGATGAGTTCCTGGCTTCCTTTTAATGCCAATGTACTCTTGCGAAGCCTGGTGAAAGTGGTGGGGCTTTATGCCTTCATGTTCAACGTATCGCCTCGACTcaccctcctctctctgctcaaTGTGCCATTCAGAGTAGCAGCCGAGAAGGTGTATAATGCCCGCCATCAG GCAGTGCTTCGGGAGATCCAGGATGCAGTGGCCAAGGCGGGGCAGGTGGTGCGGGAGGCTGTCGGAGGGCTGCAGACGGTGCGCAGTTTTGGGGCTGAGGAGCATGAGGTCTGGCGCTATAAGGAGGCCCTGGAACGATGCCGGCAGCTGTGGTGGCAACGAGACCTGGAGCGAGCCCTGTATGGGCTCTTAAGTCGG cTGTTGCACTTGGGCATGCAGGTGCTGATGCTGAGCTGTGGGTTGCAGGAGATCCTGGCCCGGGAGATGACCCAGGGCGGGCTGCTCTCCTTCCTCATCTACCAGGCGGAAGTGGAGAAATACGTGCAT ACGCTGGTGTACATGTTTGGGGATATGCTGAGCAACGTGGGAGCTGCTGAGAAGGTCTTTTCCTACCTGGACCGCCAGCCAAATCTGCCCTGCCCTGGGGAACTGGCCCCCACCACTCTGCAGGGGCTGGTGGAATTCCAGGATGTCTCCTTTGCATACCCCAACTGCCCTGACCAGCCTGTGCTCAAG GGGCTGACATTCACCCTACGTCCTGGTGAGGTGACAGCGCTGGTGGGACCCAATGGGTCTGGGAAGAGCACGGTGGCTGCCCTGCTGCAGAATCTGTACCAGCCCACTGGGGGACAGGTGCTGCTGGATGAGAAGCCTGTCTGGCAATATGAGCACCGCTATCTACACAGACAG GTGGTTTCAGTTGGGCAGGAGCCTGTGTTGTTCTCTGGTTCTGTGAGGGACAACATTACTTATGGGCTGCAGAGCTGTGAGGATGATAAGGTGGTGGCCGCTGTCCAGGCTGCCCATGCAGATGACTTCATACAGGAAATGAAGGATGGAATATATACAG ACATAGGGGAGAAAGGGAACCAGCTGGCCGTGGGGCAGAGACAACGTCTGGCCATTGCCCGGGCTCTCGTGCGGAACCCACGGGTGCTCATCCTGGACGAGGCCACCAGTGCCTTGGACGCGCAGTGTGAGCAGGCG CTGCAGGACTGGAACAGTCTCGGGGACCGCACGGTGCTGCTGATCTCTCACCGGCGGGAGACTGTCCAGCGCGCCCACCGGATCCTGGTGCTCCATCAGGGCGAGCTGCGGGAGCTGGACCAGCTCAGGGTGGGGAAGGACCTCTATTCCCGCCTGGTGAGCCAGTTGCTGGAGGACTGA